One segment of Cynocephalus volans isolate mCynVol1 chromosome 8, mCynVol1.pri, whole genome shotgun sequence DNA contains the following:
- the ZMYM1 gene encoding zinc finger MYM-type protein 1, which translates to MKEPPLGDECDKAITPQLGRLDEIKTEPDNAQEYCQVQQPKTQENDLKINTTFSDSDSQLTEGLQLSLASPCLNKILPSVSTTANQLSCSGCKKILHKGQTAYQRKGSAQFFCSIPCITEYISSANSPAPTKRTCSNCSKDILNLKDVIRVRLEDTSSKNFCSQSCLLSYEEKRKPFVNICTNSILTKCSMCQKTTVIQFEVKYQNVKHSLCSHACFSKFHSANNLVMNCCDNCGAYCYTSSSLFHIHLMEGLSYYFNSSKNIIAYKQKPAKTLTSVTCKSLKSSDEMLEIASDLRKTGLFCSINCFSAYNKAKMESSTVNVSRVHDALRELLSPKKDTTPVISNIVSLADTHDALPIMDTDVLQGTVSTLMANVIVDISKSSPSESSSGVADRSSMEEPSLSPSSSILSQHTIGSNIEAQKNNMSNQDPVYNVKSVKINDGLCHPKFTSKVQKVKDKSRNIKKSWCSNFQHSGNSIRKDMMFCYSCQLFCQKNFSYGGTQIRNWKKTLQNFRKHEKSEMHLKSLQFWREYQFCEEAVNENLSIHSKQIEGNKKYLKLIIENILFLGKQCLLLRGNDQSISSVNKGNFLELLEIRAKDKGEEIFRLMNSQVDFYNSTQIQNDIIEIIKTEMLQDIVNEINDSSAFSIICGETTDSATKEQLSICVRYPQKTSKAILIKERFLGFVDIEERTGTHLHRTIKTYLQQIGVDLSKIYGQAYDSTTNLRVKFNKVAAEFKKEEPRALYIHCYAHFLDLAVIRFCKEVKELRSALNTLNSLFNTIHMSGELLANFQNICKLRQNKTCRKHTSQSCWTVHDHMLLSVIDSLPEIIETLEVISSHSSNTSLADELSDLLTLVSKFEFIFCLKFLYRVLSVTGILSKELQSETIDIFSLSSKIEAILECLSSERNDVYFKTVWDGAEEICQKITFKGFEVEKPSLQKRRKIQKTIDLGNSDSTFFPTSTEEQYKIRIYYQGLDAILQNLKLCFSEFDYCIMKQISELLFKWNEPLNEATAKHIQEFYKLEADIVPELRFYRQYAKLNFVIDYDCINFINLGYLFIQHGLHNNIPCISKLLYIALSWPFTSASAENSFSILPRLKTYLCHTMGQEKLSGLALMAVEQELANKLMEPERLDGILEKFINRVKEI; encoded by the exons ATGAAAGAACCACCTTTAGGTGATGAATGTGACAAAGCAATAACACCACAGCTGGGGCGGCTAGATGAAATTAAGACAGAACCTGACAATGCTCAA GAGTATTGTCAAGTCCAACAGCCCAAAACTCAGGAGAATGATCTGAAAATAAACACTACGTTTTCAGACAGTG attCACAGTTGACTGAAGGCCTTCAGCTTTCTCTGGCATCACCTTGCTTGAATAAAATACTTCCTTCAGTTTCAACCACAGCCAATCAGCTTTCCTGTTCTGGTTGTAAAAAAATTCTCCATAAGGGGCAAACTGCTTATCAGAGGAAAGGGTCTGCTCAGTTCTTCTGCTCCATACCATGCATCACTGAGTATATTTCATCTGCCAATTCACCAGCTCCTACCAAGAGAACTTGTTCAAATTGCTCAAA agacATTTTAAATCTAAAGGATGTGATCCGTGTCCGGCTAGAAGATACCTCCAGCAAAAATTTTTGCAGCCAATCTTGTCTTTTATcgtatgaagaaaaaagaaaaccatttgtTAACATATGTACTAATAGCATTTTGACCAagtgcagcatgtgtcagaagaCTACTGTT ATTCAGTTTGAAGTAAAATACCAGAATGTGAAACATAGTCTTTGCAGTCATGCCTGCTTTTCCAAGTTTCATTCTGCTAACAACCTCGTCATGAACTGTTGTGACAACTGTGGAGCTTACTGTTACACCAGCTCTAGTCTGTTTCACATACATCTAATGGAAGGACTGTCTTATTACTTTAATAGTTCAAAGAATATTATAGCATATAAGCAG AAACCAGCCAAAACACTTACATCTGTTACTTGCAAATCATTGAAGTCCTCAGATGAAATGCTTGAGATTGCCAGTGACTTGAGAAAGACAGGGCTTTTctgctctattaattgtttctctGCATACAATAAAGCTAAGATGGAATCTTCTACAG taAATGTTTCCAGAGTGCATGATGCTTTAAGAGAGCTCCTTTCTCCAAAGAAAGATACAACTCCAGTTATAAGCAATATAGTATCATTGGCAGACACTCATGATGCCCTGCCTATCATGGACACTGATGTCTTACAAG GTACAGTTTCTACATTAATGGCAAATGTCATTGTGGAT ATTTCTAAGAGTTCACCCAGTGAATCAAGTAGTGGTGTTGCTGATAGGAGTAGTATGGAAGAGCCAAGCCTTTCGCCGTCTTCATCAATACTCAGTCAGCATACAATTGGTTCCAATATAGAAGCACAAAAAAATAACATGTCAAACCAGGATCCTGTGTACAATGTGAAATCTGTGAAAATAAACGATGGACTCTGTCACCCAAAATTTACATCCAAAGTACAAAAAGTTAAAGATAAATCacgaaatattaaaaaatcttggTGTTCAAATTTTCAGCATTCGGGAAACAGTATTAGAAAAGATATGATGTTCTGTTATTCGTGCCAGTTGTTCTGCCAGAAAAATTTTAGCTATGGAGGAACCCAGATTAGAAATTGGAAGAAAACTCTGCAAAATTTCAGAAAGCATGAAAAAAGTGAAATGCATTTGAAATCATTGCAGTTTTGGAGGGAATACCAGTTTTGTGAGGAAGCTGTCAATGAaaatttgtccattcattcaaaACAGattgagggaaataaaaaatacctaaagcttataattgaaaatattttatttcttggaaaGCAATGTTTACTCTTAAGAGGAAACGACCAGTCTatttcatctgtgaataaaggaaattttttagAATTGTTAGAAATCAGAGCAAAAgataaaggagaagaaatatttcGACTTATGAATTCACAAGTTGACTTCTACAATAGTACACAAATTCAAAATGatattattgaaataataaaGACTGAAATGTTGCAGGATATTGTGAATGAAATCAATGATTCCTCAGCCTTTTCAATAATATGTGGTGAGACAACTGATAGTGCCACTAAAGAACAGCTTTCAATTTGTGTAAGATACCCACAAAAAACATCAAAGGCTATCTTAATTAAAGAAAGATTCTTGGGTTTTGTTGATATTGAAGAGAGGACTGGGACCCACTTACATAGGACTATTAAAACTTATCTGCAGCAAATTGGAGTAGATTTGAGTAAAATATATGGACAGGCCTATGATAGTACCACTAATTTGAGggtaaaatttaataaagttgcaGCAGAATTCAAGAAGGAAGAGCCAAGAGCTTTATATATACATTGTTATGCACATTTCTTAGATTTAGCAGTAATTAGGTTTTGCAAAGAAGTAAAAGAACTCCGAAGTGCTCTGAATACTCTTAATTCTTTGTTCAACACTATTCATATGTCTGGGGAATTGTTGGcaaattttcaaaacatttgtaAGCTGaggcaaaacaaaacatgcaGGAAACATACATCACAATCATGTTGGACAGTCCATGATCATATGTTACTATCTGTGATTGACAGTCTTCCAGAGATTATTGAAACACTGGAAGTTATATCAAGCCATTCTTCAAACACAAGCTTGGCTGATGAATTGAGTGATTTGTTGACATTAGTTTccaaatttgaatttattttttgtttgaaatttctTTATCGAGTGCTTAGTGTTACAGGAATTCTTTCCAAAGAGCTTCAGAGTGAAACCAtagacattttttctttgtcttcaaaaATAGAAGCAATTTTAGAATGTTTATCATCTGAAAGAAATGATGTGTACTTCAAAACTGTCTGGGATGGAGCAGAGGAAATATGTCAAAAAATAACCTTTAAAGGTTTCGAAGTTGAAAAACCTTCtcttcagaaaagaagaaaaattcagaaaacaataGATCTGGGCAATTCAGATAGTACGTTTTTTCCTACATCAACAGAAGAACAgtataaaattagaatttattaCCAAGGATTAGATGCTATAttacagaatttaaaattatgtttttcagaGTTTGATTATTGCATAATGAAACAAATTTCAGAACTGTTGTTTAAATGGAATGAACCATTAAATGAAGCAACAgccaaacatattcaagaattttATAAACTTGAAGCAGACATTGTCCCAGAACTTAGATTTTATCGGCAGTATGCCAAGCTCAACTTTGTCATAGATTATGATTGCATTAACTTTATCAATCTTGGCTATTTGTTTATTCAGCATGGTCTGCACAATAATATTCCTTGCATTTCAAAGTTATTGTATATTGCTTTGTCTTGGCCATTTACTTCAGCAAGTGCTGAAAATTCATTTTCTATACTGCCTCgtcttaaaacatatttatgtcATACCATGGGACAAGAGAAGCTTAGTGGCCTGGCCCTAATGGCTGTGGAGCAGGAATTGGCAAATAAACTGATGGAGCCTGAAAGACTCGATGGAATTCTGGAAAAGTTTATCAATCGGGTGAAAGAAATATAA